A genomic window from Actinomycetota bacterium includes:
- a CDS encoding LuxR C-terminal-related transcriptional regulator: PVLCVVDDAHWLDEASVGALVFVARRLEAEGVVLLVAARDEDLRRFDAAGLPQLEVGGLDRTAVAALLAERAAVAVDPQVRDRLVEQTGGNPLALTELASVLTAGQLSGKEPLPLQLPLTDAVQRAFLERVRRLAADAQVLLLVAAAEDTGRSATVLAAAATMGAGAAALDAAEEAKLVRVEGGSLDFHHPLVRSAVYRAATTSQRRQAHRALAAALHRQGDADRRAWHLAAAAVEPDQQVVGELDAVAERARGRGGFEAACAALERAAGLCADPVGRGWRLVAAAETAWLAGQLHRTAGLLQAAWPLASDPLVRAEVGRLRGWYELSVGSAAAAQPILVQAALDVAAVDPRRARRVLAAAAEAAWLERDRAAGVELARVAASLGPAGDPHDRYFADLVTGFLHALDGDLAAAVPLLTGTIRLAQRLEDPDLLALAAHHAFYVGDDTAAYQLNVRVAATARADGKATELLFALPRLAQAELLCGRWTAAAASAAEAVRLASGTGQRAPSAPPLALLGLLAALQGDQDGFWSRVAETEQVAAAHALGVFQGAVHDLVLWARAVQKAATARPASAATLLEELSHPVVVTMAAFDGVEATVHAGRHNSALEWLRSLEAVATTTGAPWAQARAAHAHGLLSEGHVARSRFEEALEHHQRAQRPFEQARTELAYGELLRRARRRVDARAHLQAALDVFEGLGAAPWAERAHLELRASGQAVRRRDPSTLRQLTPQELQVARFVARGLPTREVAAQLFLSPRTVDFHLRNVFAKLGISSRTQLAQFPLD, from the coding sequence CCCGTGCTGTGCGTGGTCGACGATGCGCACTGGCTCGATGAGGCGTCGGTCGGCGCCCTGGTCTTCGTCGCGAGGCGGCTGGAGGCGGAGGGCGTGGTGCTGCTGGTTGCTGCCAGGGACGAAGATCTCCGGCGCTTCGACGCCGCCGGGCTTCCTCAGCTGGAGGTGGGAGGCTTGGACCGCACTGCGGTGGCTGCCCTGTTGGCGGAGCGTGCGGCCGTGGCGGTTGACCCGCAGGTGCGTGACCGGCTGGTTGAGCAGACCGGCGGCAATCCGCTAGCGTTGACCGAGCTGGCGTCGGTGCTGACGGCGGGACAGCTATCAGGGAAGGAGCCGCTCCCGCTCCAGCTGCCGTTGACCGACGCGGTCCAGCGTGCGTTCCTGGAGCGGGTGCGTCGCCTGGCCGCCGACGCGCAGGTCTTGCTGCTTGTCGCGGCGGCCGAGGATACCGGCCGGTCGGCCACCGTGCTGGCGGCGGCGGCGACCATGGGCGCCGGAGCCGCGGCGCTGGATGCTGCCGAGGAAGCCAAGCTTGTCCGAGTCGAAGGCGGATCCCTCGACTTCCACCATCCTCTGGTCCGATCGGCCGTCTACCGGGCAGCGACCACGAGCCAGCGTCGGCAGGCGCATCGAGCGCTCGCCGCGGCGCTTCACCGCCAGGGCGATGCCGACCGGCGGGCCTGGCATTTGGCAGCGGCGGCGGTCGAGCCGGACCAGCAGGTGGTGGGTGAGCTCGACGCGGTCGCCGAGCGGGCCCGGGGGCGGGGCGGCTTTGAGGCGGCGTGCGCGGCGCTGGAGCGCGCAGCCGGGCTCTGCGCCGACCCGGTGGGGCGAGGGTGGCGGCTGGTCGCCGCGGCCGAGACTGCTTGGCTTGCTGGCCAGCTCCACCGGACCGCCGGGCTGCTGCAGGCGGCGTGGCCGCTTGCCTCCGACCCGCTGGTCCGCGCCGAGGTTGGCCGGCTGCGAGGCTGGTATGAGCTGAGCGTTGGTTCGGCGGCCGCCGCCCAACCGATCCTGGTCCAGGCGGCCCTGGACGTCGCCGCGGTCGATCCCCGGCGGGCCCGTCGCGTCCTCGCCGCCGCCGCCGAGGCGGCGTGGCTGGAGCGCGACCGGGCGGCCGGCGTCGAGCTGGCCCGGGTCGCGGCCAGCCTCGGACCGGCCGGCGACCCGCACGACCGGTACTTCGCCGACCTGGTTACCGGGTTCCTCCACGCGCTGGACGGCGACCTGGCGGCCGCCGTCCCCCTGCTCACCGGGACCATCCGGCTGGCCCAGCGCCTGGAGGACCCTGACCTGCTGGCGCTCGCCGCCCACCACGCCTTCTACGTCGGCGACGACACCGCCGCCTACCAGCTCAACGTGCGGGTGGCGGCGACGGCGCGAGCCGATGGGAAGGCTACCGAGCTGCTGTTCGCACTGCCCCGGCTGGCCCAGGCCGAACTGCTCTGTGGCCGCTGGACTGCCGCGGCGGCCAGCGCCGCCGAAGCGGTCCGGCTCGCCTCCGGCACCGGCCAGCGTGCGCCGTCTGCCCCCCCGCTGGCCTTGCTCGGCCTGCTGGCGGCGCTCCAGGGCGACCAGGACGGCTTCTGGTCCCGAGTCGCCGAGACCGAGCAAGTCGCGGCCGCCCACGCCCTGGGCGTCTTCCAGGGCGCCGTCCACGACCTGGTCCTGTGGGCCCGGGCGGTCCAGAAGGCGGCCACGGCCCGGCCGGCCTCGGCGGCCACGCTGCTCGAGGAACTCAGCCACCCGGTGGTCGTGACCATGGCCGCCTTCGACGGCGTCGAGGCCACCGTGCATGCCGGCCGACACAACAGCGCCCTGGAATGGCTTCGATCGCTGGAGGCGGTCGCCACCACCACCGGCGCGCCATGGGCGCAGGCGCGGGCAGCCCATGCGCACGGACTCCTCTCTGAGGGCCATGTCGCCCGGAGCCGGTTCGAGGAGGCGCTGGAGCACCACCAGCGGGCACAGCGCCCGTTCGAACAGGCCCGCACGGAGCTGGCCTACGGCGAGCTGCTGCGCCGGGCCCGACGCCGGGTCGACGCCCGCGCCCATCTCCAGGCCGCCCTCGACGTGTTCGAGGGCCTGGGGGCGGCACCCTGGGCGGAGCGGGCACACCTGGAGCTGCGGGCCAGCGGGCAGGCCGTGCGCCGGCGCGACCCGTCGACCCTTCGGCAGCTCACCCCCCAGGAGCTCCAGGTGGCCCGGTTCGTGGCCCGCGGGCTACCCACCCGGGAGGTCGCCGCCCAGCTGTTCCTCAGCCCCCGCACGGTCGACTTCCATCTCCGCAACGTCTTCGCCAAGCTCGGCATCAGCTCCCGCACCCAGCTGGCCCAGTTCCCCCTCGACTGA